The following proteins are encoded in a genomic region of Garra rufa chromosome 22, GarRuf1.0, whole genome shotgun sequence:
- the LOC141298475 gene encoding sialic acid-binding Ig-like lectin 14 has protein sequence MFSHLHCKEMLKAATMFTNLLAGVWTLMSFILSGALAADWIVHVSEEPLYAPPGSSVVLQCTYDYPEESDQGIPRKVLSEMWCLNESRCITPRYLYHSAGIFPELSYQGRVQYLGQTGSKNCSLMISDLRSEDSGVYVFRFITDHLKAKLPRQKGVNLQVTQQTETRSASSSTTGIVLGVIIMVIIIAGIVVFIRRKSRGQRSRSL, from the exons ATGTTTTCACATCTACACTGTAAGGAAATGCTCAAGGCTGCAACAATGTTTACAAATCTCCTTGCAGGCGTATGGACCCTGATGTCTTTCATTCTTTCGG GCGCTCTTGCCGCAGACTGGATAGTGCATGTTTCTGAAGAGCCACTCTATGCTCCTCCTGGTTCCTCTGTAGTTCTGCAGTGCACCTATGACTACCCTGAGGAGTCCGACCAGGGAATTCCACGAAAGGTGTTGTCTGAGATGTGGTGTCTGAATGAAAGCCGCTGTATTACTCCCAGATACTTGTACCACAGTGCAGGGATATTCCCTGAGCTCTCCTACCAGGGCCGAGTCCAGTACTTGGGGCAGACAGGGAGCAAAAACTGCTCTCTGATGATATCTGATCTGAGGTCAGAAGACAGCGGTGTGTACGTGTTCCGGTTCATCACAGATCACCTGAAAGCCAAGCTACCAAGACAGAAAGGAGTGAATCTACAGGTCACACAACAGACAGAAA CAAGAAGTGCATCTTCATCCACTACTGGCATTGTGCTTGGAGTTATTATTATGGTTATCATAATAGCAGGCATTGTGGTATTCATCAGACGCAAGTCACG GGGACAGAGGTCAAGATCACTTTAA
- the hpn gene encoding serine protease hepsin: MPEKKIGSPGMSIFSRCRVAAVVALILIILAGLGAAIWALVTYLRTTEDTGLFDVQVSAADQRLRVFDSTQRRWKHVCSSSANQLMANISCEEMGFVRAVNFSVTCAPDNGGEQDFFCVKESELTYGKKIKTALYPCKCDKGQILEVICQDCGRRMLPEERIVGGEDARQGSWPWQVSLQYDGVHQCGGSIISDRWIISAAHCFPERYRHVSRWRVLMGSIYNTPIRKNIVIAEVKTVVYHSSYLPFVDANIDDNSRDIAVLSLTKPLQFTDYIQPVCLPTYGQRLADGQMGTVTGWGNVEYYGTQANVLQEAHVPIISDAVCNGPDYYDNQVTTTMFCAGYEKGGTDSCQGDSGGPFVAADVLSKTSRYRLLGVVSWGTGCAMAKKPGVYTRVSRFLPWISTAMRMYENSPGVHKMARAVTP, from the exons ATGCCAGAGAAGAAGATCG GAAGTCCAGGAATGAGCATCTTCAGCAGGTGTCGGGTGGCCGCTGTGGTAGCTTTGATCTTGATCATACTGGCAGGGCTGGGAGCCGCCATCTGGGCCCTTG tCACGTATCTCAGAACGACAGAAGATACTGGATTATTTGATG TGCAGGTGAGCGCCGCAGACCAGAGGCTGCGAGTGTTTGACTCCACTCAGCGGAGGTGGAAACACGTCTGCTCATCCAGCGCCAACCAGCTCATGGCCAACATCAGCTGTGAGGAGATGGGCTTTGTCAG AGCAGTGAATTTCTCAGTGACGTGTGCTCCTGACAATGGTGGTGAGCAAGATTTTTTCTGCGTGAAAGAGAGCGAGTTAACATATGGGAAGAAGATAAAAACAGCCCTCTATCCTTG TAAATGTGACAAAGGTCAGATACTTGAGGTGATTTGTCAGG ACTGTGGTCGTCGTATGCTACCTGAGGAGCGGATTGTAGGGGGAGAGGATGCTCGTCAGGGTTCGTGGCCGTGGCAGGTCAGTTTACAGTATGACGGAGTTCACCAGTGTGGTGGATCCATCATTTCAGATCGCTGGATCATCAGTGCTGCACACTGCTTTCCTGA GAGGTATCGTCATGTGTCACGCTGGCGGGTTCTGATGGGATCGATCTACAACACTCCCATCCGTAAGAACATTGTGATCGCTGAGGTGAAGACGGTTGTCTACCACAGCAGCTATCTGCCCTTCGTCGATGCCAACATTGATGACAACAGTCGTGACATTGCAGTCCTGTCGCTGACAAAACCGCTACAGTTCACTG ATTATATCCAGCCGGTGTGTCTTCCGACCTACGGCCAGCGTTTGGCAGATGGACAGATGGGTACAGTGACTGGCTGGGGTAATGTGGAGTATTATG GCACTCAAGCCAACGTCCTCCAGGAAGCCCACGTGCCCATCATCAGCGATGCTGTGTGCAATGGCCCGGATTATTATGACAACCAGGTCACAACCACCATGTTCTGCGCCGGATATGAGAAAGGAGGAACCGACTCCTGCCAG GGCGACAGTGGTGGTCCTTTCGTAGCAGCGGATGTCTTGTCAAAGACCAGCCGCTATCGTTTGCTTGGGGTGGTGAGCTGGGGAACAGGCTGCGCCATGGCCAAAAAGCCTGGCGTCTACACACGTGTGTCACGCTTTCTGCCATGGATATCTACAGCCATGAGG ATGTATGAAAACTCCCCTGGAGTGCACAAAATGGCACGAGCGGTTACACCCTAG